In the genome of uncultured Sphaerochaeta sp., the window ATATCCTATCAGGCATGCACCACCTTCAACAACGAGCGGTGCAAGATCAGTGACTTGCTGACAATGCTCAATGCACAGAAGGGCAAGGTGCTTTTCTTCGATTTGCAACATGTCACCTACAAGGAATTGGGTTTCCCGTTTACCGATGCCAACGAAGAGCATGTGGCCATTGTTGTGGACAGCAAGATCAGCCCGAATGCAATGCGGGAAGAAATCAACAGCAAGCGAAGAGCCATAGAGCGTGCTTTCACTAAGCTCAAGGAGCTGAAGAGTGGTGGTTTCCTGCGGGATTTCCCTGAGAATGAACTGACTGCCAGGGTGGTGCCTCTAGACGAGGAAGCTCGTCATATCTGCGAATATGTGCTGATGGAATCCCACCTGGCCAATGATGCTGCGTCCCTGCTGAATGCCAAGGATGCTCTGCTCTACGGAAAATTGATGAACCGCGTGCAAGCAGGGCTCAGGGACCTCTTGGAGGTTACCTGTCCTGAGGTTGACTGGCTTACAAAACGTGCATCCGAGCTCAACGGGTGCCTGGGATCGGTCCAGATCTCCAACGGGTTCAGCGGCAATATCATGGTCCTCTTGAGTAAACAGGCGCTTCCAAGTTATATTAGCCGTCTGGAGGATTATGAACACATCTTTGGCTTCCATCCCCGCTGGTATACCTATGAGGGAAGCGAAGCAGCAAGGGTTGTGTTTCCTGAGCACAGATGAACATACTGCTGACCAATGATGATGGGTACCAAAGCGAGGGGCTGAGAACGCTCTCCGAAGCGTTGGTGCGTGCAGGTCATGCAATCTGGATCTGTGCCCCCAGCTCCGAACGAAGTGCC includes:
- a CDS encoding galactokinase, translated to MDNVIKQHSKEYGETPLVIAQVPGTCTLLGSYADACRGWSLVGSDSSVLYVAVSYRDDQLVRLTNATLNDRKRFSLGNIKFRKEDRWGNYIKGVVAILANEGVSFTGLNITVEGNLLYADNQMVSTACSLGTCLALDALLGLNLSLTSLIRISYQACTTFNNERCKISDLLTMLNAQKGKVLFFDLQHVTYKELGFPFTDANEEHVAIVVDSKISPNAMREEINSKRRAIERAFTKLKELKSGGFLRDFPENELTARVVPLDEEARHICEYVLMESHLANDAASLLNAKDALLYGKLMNRVQAGLRDLLEVTCPEVDWLTKRASELNGCLGSVQISNGFSGNIMVLLSKQALPSYISRLEDYEHIFGFHPRWYTYEGSEAARVVFPEHR